The stretch of DNA GCGTCAGGCTAGGGTTGCCAGATTTCAAGATAAGCAATCCGGGACATTCTTAAAATCTCTCTAATACATAGACATCCCCAGATAAACATCATATAAATAGATACAGACGCAGTGAAAAACATCAAGCAAATATTTTAAtaggatataaagaaaaaaaatttgttaaactaatatttaatgcAAATTACAATAAAGAAACTGAAGAAACGGAAACTAATCCAGAAAATTTGTAATCATTACAAATAATTAAGATACCAAAGTATCTTTTTCATATGAAAactgaagataaatgaaaataagaaaattgtatgcacagaaataatgaaaattgaactttttattttatttgtatttctcagatgattttgctttctttagaagTTCCATATTTCCTAATACCTGCCAGTAAAATTCTTTGCATTGACAATTTATGTTCCACTTACACTGTAAAATAGCCTCTATAGTTGTCACATCCAATTTATTCCTCTCGTCAGTCCACTGAGCACTCATCATAGAAAAGACACGCTCAACATTTGCATTATGCGCAGGTATACTAAATAAAATATTGACACAAAATTAATATCTCAGAATACTGTTCTTCGAAGTCGAACTGCTGTAGGATAGAAAGCCATTTTTCATGACACATCTTGGTCAACCATTCTTCAGGTTTACTCTGCATTTGTTTATCAAGGAGTATTTCAAATGTTGACCACTGACAGAAAAGGACGTTGTCGTCAATGTTTACACCTTTGTTTTTTAACACTAGACAAGACGATTGTATTTGTTCCCATGCTGGAAGTGTATCTAATAACATCCATGAAAAGATATCAAAACTTTCTAACGATGAAGCCCATTTCTTAAGATAGTCATGGCAAGTGACGTAGTAGTTATCCACCTCAAGTAGGAATTTTTTCATCTCTTGAGATGTGAATTCATCATCTTAAAGGCACCGTTTAACACTAAGAGGAATAAACTTTTCATCCATTCTTGCCTTTATTAAAGCAACTATTTCTTTTAAACAGCCAAGCACTTCAATAATGCTGTTATCTCTCTTTTCAATCTTCATAATCCTGCTGCTAAATACATACTCAAGACTGTGAACAAAATATAGGTAGGCTTCGCTCAGTGGATCgttacaaaaatctaaaagaatttgAGGAGCTTTTTCTTCAGAAGCAAAGAAAGATTTCAGTGCTTCATATAATTTTAGAATTCTCTCGACTGCCCTCATCAAAGAAAGCCAACGAGTTTTAGAATGAGAAAGAATTGATGCATATTGAACACCAACAAAGTCGCAGAATTCTTTCAGTTTCTCAGTTCGAACAGTGTAAATACTAAAGTATGAAAACACTTTAACAACGATTACTTCAACATCAATAGACAAGACATTGGCAGCGGTATGTGCAGCATTGTGGAGAATATGGGCTGGGCATCCTACACCTTCCACCGAGTCATTCATGCTTTCCTTGACTTTCGAAAAGacattatttgtgcctttacgtAAACGTCCCACAAAATTCAGTATTAGTGTTATCGCCACAAAAAGCTACACATTTTTTAACATCCAGTCCTAATTCGATGAGGCTCTCTCTACAGAAGTTTGAAATTGTTTCCGAGGTCTCATTTGGAAGGGATTTTACTCGCAATAATTTTATCTGCAAGCCATTCTTCCgtgaaaaatattgtacaatCAACGGAAATATTTTCTCAGCATTATGGTTACTTGCATCTGTAGATATACtataaaaagaagaattatttgtATCTTTAACAACTTCGGCAATGCTATGTGGAGCCAGAAcgtttttaattattgcagaacaTTTTGTCCTAGCACTAGAAAATTTGCTTGCAATTTTGGAATCAGGAAATACTGTTGGCAGTAGTACATTCGTGCAATCATTTGAACTGAAGGACTGATTATGGCAAACAGTATGAAAGGCCATGGCAACTTCTGCTGCTATTatcttaaggtgggtacacacgtgagagccgaaccttgtatgtgtaactgagttacgcatatacggttacaaggtgtcaaaatgtagaggacgaaccgtaaccacgttaagcacgtaacttcatttcaatccactgcgatcatcagtctgtctctgtccgggttgtttaccgacgatggccaccatgcaagtagcagctgctgcgtatatttatacacattatttaacgaagatgaagcgaaataaaagaagatggtggcaatcaaggttatatactagaagggtagaatacagtggtcgggaattactcgctgacatgagattccaagaagtttctggccacagtaaagtcttttcttcgtaatagctaataaattgaaggacctcttcgtcacttcaatcagccatggtagacatatacgtactgactgaccaaaacaagggactctactgtggacggtcttgttcatagtcggtgttaacaagttcagcaacctctgttgttacgcgtgtaaatacaggtcccgtccacacatggcgtaacgttcaaagagacctccctttgattcggagcccaaaaaccgacaattggcgggacggagggcgaaccgagcctcgaacctcgcgggcgggttcggggttcggttcgaggaaccgtccacacttgcgtttttgttacaagaatcggttacaatacaaggttcggttcgcacgtgtgtacccacctttagttTCTTCATCTGTGTTTTTCTTGatcaagaaattttttattttatcatcttttgaagtggaggaaacgttttgtttgtgCTTTGTGGTTTCTATGTGCCTCTTGATATCATTCTTCCCACCATGTTCAATAGTGAAATTGCAATGGCATAATCGACAGTTTGCTTCATAACAATTCCTGCCTTGTTTGATAAATGTCCATTCGCTGGAATATTCATCTCGAAACTTACATTTACGTTTTGACATCTTGTTTTAAAGATGAAAAAGGTAGGCCGTAGCAAACAGTAAAGGCACACACACTTGAATGAGAGGCTAATGCAGTACTGATGCAGGAGTGCAACTCGCCACTCACCGGACCGCAGCCAAGCAACGGAACAAGTTGCAAACGCGATTGACTGCGTCAGTCGTCACGTAACTTTTAGCAGCATCGTTGATTCGTTGGGTTATTCAAATTGTATTttcatcaatataatttcaactgaaaaccttcacttaatttattttataatgtaatgttctttatttgatttattcatttattattagtctatttcattatttactttttttttatgatgaacgaAATCCGGGACAAAAGGCCGTCCCGGGAGGGTCTATCCGGGACTCAGGACAAAGTGATCAAATTCGGGACATGTCCCGCAAAATCGGGACGTCTGGCAACCCTACGTCAGGCCCTTCTTTCACTCACATGGAAACTGCGAAATAGGATGTCTATGGTGGCATCACTTATTACAGTTGTTAGAATTGATTTAACACTATactaaacaagtaaataatgcatcgaagtttcttcggagcattcgagttttctgtccacTGGTGGCCTCAGCCAAGGTAAATAAAACTCTtagtcacggcccggtggtggcctgtgttgttggctccTATAGTGGTGCCAGAAGCACGTTcatggctaacgttaaccttaaatcaaataaaaactactgatgccagAGGGCTGccatgtggtatgtttgatgataacaatttgcagccctttagactcaataatttttaagatctaagagctgatggacagacaaatatcaATCTCAGTAGTTTTACTGAAAGCTAAAATGAGACATGAAAAATACCAAAGCATTTAAAATCGTAAGTGACTTCTGTATTCGCAATTGCACTTAAACCTATCCTACAGGTAAAGATTCAGTGCTGTATTACATTGTATGGCCAGCAACACCTGCCGTCACAGCTAGGTGATTGTTTCAACTCAAGTTTCCCAAGCAACAGATAAAATCATAAACACCGAGATGGGATATCAATATATTAATACTCATTGCAAAATGAACACAGTCATATACTGAGAATACAAGACCTTTATAATATAACCTGCCAAACATAATTAATCTACTAAGTTATGACAACGTACTAAATTCACCGCTTCATGATGATTGCTACCACTGCGGTAAGCATTTCTGTCCATTAATAACTTTAGAGCCTGCCGTTAATTTTTCAGAGCCACCTAGAGAGGCCTCTTATCATTAATAAACAGATGAACTAGACCGTAGCGCTAGAGAAGTTGGACAGACAAGAAGAGCCTAGGTGGCAAGGTCGGAAAATATTTAAGGTAGCATCACAAAAGGCATATTGTAAGCGGTATTGTTCTAAATTGTTCATGCAGTCAGCTGAATCTCAAAGAGAATTTTACGCTGCATTCTCAACagcgaaagaaaacaaaaacctttctcaatattatgataaaattgatataCATCTGGGGTAGAAGTAGTATCCACTACTTTCGTTAAGGCAATATGCAAGTAGGAGAATGAACGGCGTAACATTCAGGCCATTCAGTCAAATCTGCTCAAGGTGAAACAGCCTAATCACAACCTCCTAAACGGTATACCCGCAGTGGCTGCATTTCGGGCGTCGGAAGCAGCAACAGAAAGCGATTATGCCAGGAATGATGCCCAGGGGGAATAGCAGGCAGCAGCAGACCCATGTGCAGCAGGATGCCGAGTTCTCGATCTTTCCTTTCTGAAAGTCATAAAAGAAGAATGAGATGACATGAATCCTTCATCAGGAATGAGAACTTGTGCACCAACTCTTGATTCCAGCAGTGTGGCGAATGATTTACTTTACAACCGGGCATATTGAATGAAGAATTTCCCCACGATAGAGTACTCTGTACTTTGAACAAATGATTAGCTAAACTGGCAGTCTACGACTCTTTTCAggtgagagaaagaaaaacaaggcTTTTCATTTCTATCTACGATTCAGCTCCTATAATTATTGTAAGGCAACTCGACAGAAATGAACGATGCTCTTCTACTGCGTTTGTCTACCTTGAATGAATTGTGTTTCTTATACTCACTCGACATACAGTGCATTGCCCGGGGAGAAGTGGCGCCCCTCCGACACCAGCTATTGCTGTAGACGTATTCTGGTTGTTGATAACCACCGGGCTCTGCTGATTTGTCTGTTGCCCTGGAGGAGGATAAGACCCTGGAGGAGGATAAGACCCTGGAGGAGGGTAAGACCCAGGTGGTGGATAAGACCCAGGTGGTGGATAAGACCCAGGTGGTGGATAAGACCCAGGTGGTGGATGAGACCCAGGTGGTGGATAAGACCCAGGTGGGGATTAGTTCCCTGCTGGAGGATAAGGTTTCTGCAGGGGGATGAAGAcccaggtggggggggggagggataagACCCAGGTGGGGGATTAGTTCCTGCTGGAGGATAAGTTCCTGCTAGGGGATGAGACCCTGGTATAGGAGAAGACCCTGGTTGTGGGGAGGGTCCATACGGAGGAATTCCTTCCTGAAAAAGCAGAATTGCACTGATGAAATATGATTCTTGTCAGGTTGGCGGTATGTTCAGAGGTCCACAGCAGGCCAAGTGTTGGCACGATGCCGACTTCATCTAAACCAACCGCCAACTTTGCTGGTTCTTTCAGTAAAACTTACCGCTGAAATGATGGaccgaaactgaaaaaaaaaaaaaaaagaccagctATATTTTCTGACTTCACAGCAGTGTGTCGTCTAAAACTTCAGAAGCAATTTAGCAGTTTACAAAAggagaaggaaagttgaagttcGCCGAGGTATAATGTTTGGAACTCTGAACAGAGATAGGCCTATACAATGGATCCTCTGACTGTCTTGCGAGCTCCCTGAGTCTAGAAATGTGACTGAATGATCTCGTTAAGCTAACAATAATAGTGGTAATGCATTTAGATTTAGTGGCCCAAGGAAGAGGCATAGAGGAGAATAACGCCGACTTTTGCAGGTATGGAAGAAACTGTTAAGCTAACAATACTAAACACAAATAAACATATTGAAGTCATATTATAAAGTATAAGGAAAAGGGGTTGCACGACAATGAAACATCTCttgcaaaggaaaataaagaatgtaAGCCAAgtgatatataatgaaaaatcatggcAGTCTGGTTAAGGGGCAAAATCTGTGTCCATCTAACTGAGAAACAATACTTTTTTGCGTCTGTGCAAGTGAGATGTATCACTTATTCACGCTATTCGGAATTAAATTTTGTATGTTTACAACACAAGTTTTTGCATAACCATAAACATAAGCTTACACATGCAGGCACGTGATTTATAAGCCTTAATGGCATAAGCAAGCATACGGTTTCATGATAGCTGTATCTcctacacacaaacatgcacatacAGCTATTACTTTGCATacttttacgcacacacacacacacacacacacacacacatatatatatatatatgtatatatatatatatatatatatataatatatatatatatatgtatgtatgtatgtataatataattttatatgccTGTTGTAAACCTTacgtacaaacacgcacacacgcgcgcgtTCTATATGGAAAAATTTTCCACACACTCATGCATAAAAGCAACCGATAATCTTACATTCACACGCCGCCATacgtacgcacacatacacacatacgcacagcGTTCGCAAACAGACATACGTACACACGCGAGAATTTCTTGATCGTCTTACCTTCTCATAGGGCGGGGGAGCGTCAGCCATGCCGGCAGTTTCAGAATCTGGAAGCAGAAGAGGAAACTTTTCGGCCTTCAGTGTCTTACATCAAAGCCAACAAGATGGCACTGCcccagtaaaataaataaatatataaataataaaaataattaaaattgaaaGAGGGAGGGTTCAAAGtaaagcaaaaaatttttttgacaAATATTTCGTAAAGGACGATGGTCAAGGATTAGGAACCATGAAGAATCTTTTTCTTCGGACTTTGGTTAGAAAAGGGTACGAGGTTGTCCGTCTCACTGACctttgctttaaaaaaagaaagaagaaaaaaaaaaaggcatttttgcGGCATACTCGTGTCTGGCAGAGGTTTGTTAGAtgcatttcctttctctctctctctctctctctcccggcccCTCCAACACccgccttccccctcccccccccccccctcccccccccccccccaacctgtgACCACAACTATCAACTGTTTCGGTCAACAGGTCCCATAACTTGCCCGGCGCAGGAATCGAACGTGTGTCCCTTGGTTGTGAAACGAGAGTAGTACTAGtgccccacaagagagagagagagagatttctgttaTCATTAATAGTTTATCCTTCAGTACAAACCGGCGTAGAGACAGAGACTCGCAGAGTAAAAGCTCACTTGAGACTAAAATGACTCTTGAGCCCGGCTTAAGATAACAAAATGACGAGAGTGCAGCTAGGCTAACAGCAGTGCCGTGGGCCATGCTATGATGCTAACTAATGAAAGCAGTGACATGAGCCTAACTTGATCTAACAACAGTGCCGTGGGGCCATGCTAACCTACTAAAAGCAGTGACGTGGGCCCAACATCGTCTAACAGCAACAAGGTTATTTTGATCAAATTCCAGTCATCAAAGGATGAACTGGCCTCGGAATATTCAAGCGGCCATGAAACTAAGCGGAAAAGGCTGTCACGTCATATTATCTAATCAGTTGATATCGCTCAGAAGTGACAAAATAATATGATAACCACAACAATTTATTcaccaattatttttttaagtctgGAAACGTAAAAATGTCCTAAACCACGTTGATGATGTTCGTTAGCTTTATAGGACGTTTAAATGAGTACTttggtaaattaaaaaaattcatctACATTACATCTCCTCTCTCCTTGTACACCACACAAAATCTAAGAGAAAGTCATGACATAAAATCATTAGTAAACATAGTGAATATTAAGAGGCAAATGTCTGTCATACAGTAATATATTCAAGCATATAAACAGTTTTATTATGAACAGTTAACTTTATTTGAATAGAATACCATTCTCTCGGATCCCACAGAAAATCCAAACAGGGAAATCGTGGCATCTAATCATTTGtcatatttagatataaatgcTAGTAGCAAACATAGTAGCTATTAAATGGCAAACATTTGTCATATCGttgtatattaacaatataaacTGATTCACTGAGAACCAGCGAATTCGCTCTAAAAAAAATGACCAAATCTTAAACTTGTCCTCTGGTGCAGGCAGATGCTCTGTTGGTATTGCATTCATCTTGGTATCGGGATTCCAAGGGATCCATATTGAAGGTTCCTTGCATAACCAGTTGATTCAAAGTGCTGGCTGCAAATCTTTGAAGAATCTACATTTGATTTGTCTTCTCTCTTGCGCAAGTGAATCTATTTCTGTCGGAGTTCTTCATTTTTAGGAAATTTATGAAAAGTTAGGTCAGTATTTCGATCTGAATTGGAGTTCCATCTACGCAGTGCAAAAATATTCTGCATAATTCTGCAATGACCATGACCAAGATGCATGTGAATACACAttatacaaggcgtgatccgacctccagcttactcgacg from Macrobrachium nipponense isolate FS-2020 chromosome 18, ASM1510439v2, whole genome shotgun sequence encodes:
- the LOC135197191 gene encoding basic proline-rich protein-like isoform X2 — encoded protein: MADAPPPYEKEGIPPYGPSPQPGSSPIPGSHPLAGTYPPAGTNPPPGSYPPPGSHPPPGSYPPPGSYPPPGSYPPPGSYPPPGSYPPPGSYPPPGQQTNQQSPVVINNQNTSTAIAGVGGAPLLPGQCTVCRKGKIENSASCCTWVCCCLLFPLGIIPGIIAFCCCFRRPKCSHCGYTV
- the LOC135197191 gene encoding cell death-inducing p53-target protein 1-like isoform X1, whose protein sequence is MADAPPPYEKFRSIISAEGIPPYGPSPQPGSSPIPGSHPLAGTYPPAGTNPPPGSYPPPGSHPPPGSYPPPGSYPPPGSYPPPGSYPPPGSYPPPGSYPPPGQQTNQQSPVVINNQNTSTAIAGVGGAPLLPGQCTVCRKGKIENSASCCTWVCCCLLFPLGIIPGIIAFCCCFRRPKCSHCGYTV